Part of the Candidatus Omnitrophota bacterium genome, TTCGGCCCATTACTTGGTTTTTTCATATTATTCTCCTAAAAACTGGAAGAATGATAGGCAAAATCGCGAACTTTTTTGTCTGCGTCAAATTTAATGACTATTGTAAGTGTTCTCTGTGAAGTAGAGCTTGCCCCTGAATTCGGATGGACAGACCCGATTATCAGCCATGCGCCGCCCGATTCATTTGAATAAACTACGTCCGTGGCAATCTTGTCATAAACCCAATTTTCCAATCTGTTTTCATCGGTTGTAACTATATTAGGCGATCCAAGTACTTCGACAACTTGAGCAGATGACATCCCAATACGTATTTGACTCTGAACTTTTCCCACTGTAACCCTGTCCAATTGATCTGCTTTATTGACTTGCTTAGCATGATAATAAGCGGACGAACATCCGGACAACAAAAGAACGCATAGCGCTGCACAAAAATATCTAATAATCATTCCCATCTCCTTTCTAAGCATCACTCTCAAATATTCTATGCATAAAAAAACAACCCTTTCATGGGTAGACGGTTAAAAATATCTATCTGACCATCTCCATATTCACTACTCC contains:
- the bamE gene encoding outer membrane protein assembly factor BamE — translated: MLRKEMGMIIRYFCAALCVLLLSGCSSAYYHAKQVNKADQLDRVTVGKVQSQIRIGMSSAQVVEVLGSPNIVTTDENRLENWVYDKIATDVVYSNESGGAWLIIGSVHPNSGASSTSQRTLTIVIKFDADKKVRDFAYHSSSF